One stretch of Glycine soja cultivar W05 chromosome 7, ASM419377v2, whole genome shotgun sequence DNA includes these proteins:
- the LOC114417692 gene encoding 1-aminocyclopropane-1-carboxylate synthase-like, translating into MQNQQLLSKIANNDKHGENSPYFDGLKAYDRNPFHPKKNPQGVIQMGLAENQLCFDLIEEWIRNNPKTSICTPEGVHQFRNIANFQDYHGLREFTNAMANFMSKVRGGRVKFDADRILMSGGATGANELIMFCLADPGDAFMIPTPFYPGFVRDLCWRTGVQLIPVHCDSSNNFKITREALEVAYKKAKEDNINVKGLIITNPSNPLGTTLDKDTLKSLVSFINEKNIHLVCDEIYAATVFSSPSYVSVAEVIQEMKHCKRDLIHVIYSLSKDMGYPGFRVGIVYSFNDEVVNCGRKMSSFGLVSTQTQHMLASMLSDEKFVTRFLSENSRRLEQRHDKFMKGLEEVNITRFPSNAGLFCWMNLKCLLEEPTFEAELKLWRVIIHEVKLNVSPGSSFNCSEPGWFRVCFANMDDETVDVALNRIRAFVGKETKKPVGFKRWQPNLRLSFSSRMFEESVMSPHSPIPTSPLIGAT; encoded by the exons ATGCAGAACCAACAGCTTCTGTCCAAGATTGCCAACAATGACAAACATGGAGAGAATTCTCCATATTTTGATGGGTTGAAGGCATATGATAGAAACCCATTTCACCCTAAAAAAAATCCTCAAGGTGTTATCCAGATGGGTCTTGCTGAAAATCAG cTCTGCTTTGATCTGATTGAAGAGTGGATAAGAAATAATCCCAAGACTTCCATTTGCACTCCTGAAGGAGTGCATCAGTTCAGAAATATTGCTAACTTTCAGGACTATCATGGGTTGCGAGAGTTCACAAAT gcaaTGGCAAATTTTATGTCAAAAGTGAGAGGAGGTAGGGTCAAATTTGATGCAGACCGTATATTGATGAGTGgaggggcaacaggggcaaatgAACTAATCATGTTCTGCTTGGCTGATCCTGGAGATGCTTTTATGATTCCTACCCCATTTTATCCAGG ATTCGTCCGTGACTTGTGTTGGAGAACTGGGGTGCAATTAATCCCTGTCCACTGTGATAGCTCCAACAACTTCAAGATAACAAGAGAAGCTCTTGAAGTAGCTTATAAAAAAGCCAAAGAGGACAACATCAACGTGAAGGGGTTGATCATAACAAACCCTTCTAACCCTTTGGGCACAACATTAGACAAGGACACGTTGAAGAGCCTAGTGAGCTTCATCAACGAGAAAAACATTCACTTGGTTTGTGATGAAATCTATGCTGCCACTGTTTTCAGCTCCCCTAGTTATGTGAGCGTTGCTGAAGTGATTCAAGAAATGAAACATTGCAAACGTGACCTAATTCATGTGATTTATAGTTTGTCTAAGGATATGGGATACCCTGGCTTCAGAGTTGGCATAGTTTATTCATTCAACGATGAAGTGGTGAATTGTGGAAGGAAAATGTCGAGTTTCGGATTAGTCTCTACGCAAACTCAACACATGTTGGCATCAATGCTCTCGGATGAAAAGTTTGTAACTAGGTTTCTTTCGGAGAATTCGAGGAGGTTGGAACAAAGGCATGACAAGTTCATGAAGGGGCTTGAAGAGGTTAACATTACTCGATTCCCAAGCAATGCTGGACTTTTCTGCTGGATGAACCTGAAGTGTTTGTTGGAGGAACCAACGTTTGAAGCTGAGTTGAAGCTATGGCGTGTGATTATTCATGAGGTGAAGCTCAATGTTTCACCAGGCTCTTCCTTCAATTGTTCTGAGCCTGGTTGGTTTAGGGTTTGCTTTGCCAacatggatgatgaaactgTGGATGTTGCACTCAACAGGATTCGTGCATTCGTGGGTAAAGAAACTAAGAAACCTGTGGGATTCAAACGTTGGCAACCGAATCTTAGGCTCAGTTTTTCTTCAAGGATGTTTGAGGAGAGTGTTATGTCTCCTCACTCGCCTATTCCTACGTCACCACTTATTGGAGCTACTTGA